One window of the Actinomyces procaprae genome contains the following:
- a CDS encoding glycine betaine ABC transporter substrate-binding protein → MNPNADKRAVLTRRGVLAGGALLAVASTLAACSNSDPLSSGTASGTIVVGSQQYYSNEIIAELYAQALEQAGFTIDRQYQIGQREVYIPELESGAISVLPEYGGNLLQYYDSDTDATDSESIHAALSDVLPDSLMVLDYAEATDQDSYTVTRDLAEEYGLVSIGDLAKLDGTVLVAANSEFKTRPYGPTGIKEVYGVKADVYPVEDSGGSLTVSALVDGTVQAADIYTSSPAIDANDLVVLEDPEALILPQNVIPLVTADLDEGAITAINAVSALLTTEALRVLNARSVDEQLDSATIATDWLTEQGILPA, encoded by the coding sequence ATGAATCCCAATGCTGACAAGCGCGCCGTGCTCACTCGCCGCGGTGTCCTGGCCGGCGGCGCTCTGCTCGCCGTGGCCTCCACGCTCGCCGCCTGCTCCAACTCCGACCCGCTGTCCTCGGGCACGGCCTCCGGCACGATCGTAGTGGGCAGCCAGCAGTACTACTCCAATGAGATCATTGCCGAGCTTTACGCCCAGGCGCTCGAGCAGGCCGGTTTCACCATCGACCGCCAGTATCAGATCGGGCAGCGCGAGGTCTACATCCCCGAGCTCGAATCGGGGGCGATCAGCGTGCTGCCAGAGTACGGCGGCAATCTGCTGCAGTACTACGACTCCGATACCGACGCCACGGACTCTGAGTCCATCCACGCCGCCCTGTCGGACGTGCTCCCGGACTCGTTGATGGTGCTCGACTATGCCGAGGCCACCGACCAGGACTCCTACACGGTAACCCGCGACCTCGCCGAGGAGTACGGCCTGGTCTCCATCGGCGACCTCGCCAAGCTCGACGGCACCGTGCTGGTGGCGGCGAACTCCGAGTTCAAGACTCGCCCTTACGGCCCGACGGGCATCAAGGAGGTCTACGGGGTGAAGGCCGACGTCTACCCCGTGGAGGACTCCGGCGGGTCGCTTACCGTCAGCGCGCTCGTGGACGGAACGGTGCAGGCGGCCGACATCTACACCTCCTCGCCCGCCATCGACGCCAACGACCTGGTGGTTCTGGAGGACCCGGAGGCGCTGATCCTGCCGCAGAATGTGATCCCGCTGGTCACGGCCGACCTGGATGAGGGCGCCATCACCGCGATCAACGCCGTCTCGGCGCTGCTGACCACCGAGGCGCTGCGCGTGCTCAACGCCCGTTCGGTGGACGAGCAGCTCGACTCCGCCACGATCGCCACCGACTGGCTCACCGAGCAGGGCATCCTGCCGGCCTGA
- a CDS encoding DUF1345 domain-containing protein, with translation MKRSSVVGVVVEAVLVILGLVAVFGGESELAAYCSAGWVLVALVYVVIVAWAAWRRRVLADDDEIQEPALSLPRWLIALLGTSPVIAALVGLVNVLTGINIPQELIDQLAVINGAAQVSALARVLQVVATVITILTAMLGWALLHLGYARHYERLDHLYGPALQFPGTADPDLTDYVYFSLTVGTTFATSDVAVTSRRLRWTVAVQSVFAFFYNAIVLVIAFKFITG, from the coding sequence ATGAAGCGATCGAGCGTTGTCGGCGTTGTCGTGGAGGCGGTTCTCGTCATTCTGGGCCTGGTGGCCGTATTCGGAGGAGAGAGTGAGCTGGCCGCGTACTGCTCGGCCGGTTGGGTCTTGGTTGCGCTGGTTTACGTTGTGATCGTGGCCTGGGCCGCTTGGCGACGTCGGGTGCTGGCGGACGACGATGAAATCCAGGAGCCTGCGCTCAGCCTTCCCCGCTGGCTGATTGCTCTTCTGGGAACATCCCCGGTAATAGCGGCGCTCGTGGGTCTGGTCAATGTGCTGACCGGAATCAACATTCCACAAGAACTGATCGACCAATTGGCCGTCATCAACGGTGCGGCGCAGGTGAGTGCCCTGGCTCGGGTTCTCCAAGTCGTCGCCACGGTGATTACGATACTCACCGCCATGCTCGGTTGGGCGCTTCTCCACCTGGGATATGCCCGGCATTACGAACGTCTGGACCACCTGTACGGGCCGGCCCTGCAGTTCCCTGGCACAGCGGACCCGGATCTCACCGATTACGTGTACTTCTCCCTGACTGTGGGAACCACCTTCGCCACCTCGGACGTCGCCGTGACGTCTCGCCGCCTGCGCTGGACAGTGGCGGTTCAGTCCGTCTTCGCCTTCTTCTACAACGCGATCGTGCTGGTGATCGCGTTTAAGTTCATCACGGGCTGA
- a CDS encoding zinc-binding dehydrogenase encodes MTAAVPSVTTTPASMRAAVLTSPGIENLHVMDVPVPQPRPGWVRLKVMAFGLNRSEYHSVTGQAGGMSYPRVLGIEASGVVDLDPQGRLAPGIQAVTMMGDMGRAFDGGYAQYVVVPREQVITFHSGLSWEVIGSVPETLQTAYGSLTTGLSLQPGQSLLVRGGTSALGLATAALALDMGCRVYATSRREAGLELLTTRGVTALRDDGAVAQQVRRHEPAGVDAVLELVGVPTLRDSLQAAAVHGTVCFTGMLSDSWTIKDFYPLDWIPNGVRLTTYSGQASDLPEAELQRVLDRIETGALDLLPMHTYPLEEIVQAQRDMAAGARTGKLVGLPWA; translated from the coding sequence ATGACCGCCGCCGTACCGTCTGTCACCACCACGCCCGCGAGCATGCGCGCCGCCGTGCTGACCTCCCCGGGGATTGAGAACCTGCACGTGATGGACGTGCCCGTCCCGCAGCCGCGGCCCGGCTGGGTGCGCCTGAAGGTCATGGCCTTCGGGTTGAACCGCAGCGAGTATCACTCGGTGACCGGACAGGCCGGCGGCATGAGCTATCCGCGCGTGCTGGGGATCGAGGCCTCCGGCGTCGTGGACCTTGATCCACAGGGGCGCCTGGCTCCGGGGATCCAGGCGGTCACCATGATGGGCGACATGGGCCGGGCCTTCGACGGCGGTTACGCCCAGTACGTGGTGGTGCCGCGCGAGCAGGTCATCACCTTCCACTCGGGCCTGTCGTGGGAGGTGATCGGCTCAGTCCCCGAGACACTGCAGACCGCCTACGGCTCCCTGACCACCGGGCTGAGTCTGCAACCCGGTCAGAGCCTGCTGGTGCGCGGCGGCACCTCGGCGCTGGGCCTGGCCACGGCGGCCCTCGCGCTCGATATGGGCTGCCGGGTCTACGCCACCTCCCGGCGGGAGGCGGGGCTGGAGTTGCTCACCACCCGGGGCGTGACGGCGCTGCGCGACGACGGCGCGGTGGCACAGCAGGTGCGTCGGCACGAGCCCGCGGGGGTGGACGCGGTACTGGAACTGGTGGGCGTGCCCACGCTGCGCGACTCGCTGCAGGCCGCCGCGGTGCACGGTACGGTGTGCTTCACCGGCATGCTCTCGGACTCTTGGACCATCAAGGACTTCTATCCGCTGGACTGGATCCCGAACGGAGTGCGGTTGACCACCTACTCCGGTCAGGCCTCCGACCTGCCGGAAGCGGAGTTGCAGCGGGTGCTGGACCGAATCGAGACCGGCGCCCTGGACCTCCTACCAATGCACACCTACCCACTTGAGGAGATCGTTCAGGCGCAGCGGGACATGGCCGCCGGCGCGCGCACCGGCAAGCTGGTCGGCCTGCCCTGGGCGTGA
- the fumC gene encoding class II fumarate hydratase — MAPENSTGATTRTESDSMGTVEVASDRYWGAQTERSLHNFNIGRETFVLTRPLIRALGVLKKSAALANAELGELPADIAELIAKAGDEVISGELDSHFPLVVFQTGSGTQSNMNANEVISNRAIELAGGQMGSKTPVHPNDHVNRGQSSNDTFPTAMHIAVVSELAAMYPRVQQLRDTLDAKAKEFDDVVMVGRTHLQDATPIRLGQVISGWVAQIDFALDGIRYADSRARELAIGGTAVGTGLNAHPKFGELTAQKISEETGIDFKQADNLFAALGAHDALVLVSGALRVLADALMKIANDVRWYASGPRNGIGELIIPENEPGSSIMPGKVNPTQCEAMTMVATKVFGNDATVGFAGSQGNFQLNVFKPVMAWCVLESIQLLGDTCVSFDENCAYGIEPNREKIQANLDSNLMQVTALNRHIGYDKASKIAKNAHKKGLSLRESALELGFVTEAEFDAWVVPADMTHPSAADE, encoded by the coding sequence ATGGCACCTGAGAATTCCACCGGCGCGACGACGCGCACCGAATCAGACTCCATGGGCACCGTCGAGGTCGCCTCGGACCGTTACTGGGGCGCCCAGACCGAACGCTCCCTGCACAACTTCAACATCGGCCGCGAGACCTTCGTGCTCACGCGCCCGCTCATCCGGGCCCTGGGCGTACTCAAGAAGTCCGCCGCCCTGGCCAACGCCGAACTGGGCGAGCTTCCCGCCGACATTGCCGAGCTGATCGCCAAGGCCGGTGACGAGGTCATCTCCGGCGAGCTCGACTCCCACTTCCCGCTCGTGGTCTTCCAGACCGGTTCGGGCACCCAGTCCAACATGAACGCCAACGAGGTCATCTCCAACCGCGCCATTGAGCTGGCCGGCGGCCAGATGGGCTCCAAGACCCCCGTGCACCCCAATGACCACGTCAACCGCGGCCAGTCCTCCAACGACACCTTCCCCACGGCCATGCACATCGCCGTGGTCTCCGAGCTGGCGGCCATGTACCCGCGTGTGCAGCAGCTGCGCGACACCCTGGACGCCAAGGCCAAGGAGTTCGACGACGTCGTCATGGTTGGCCGCACCCACCTGCAGGACGCCACCCCGATCCGCCTGGGCCAGGTCATCTCCGGCTGGGTCGCCCAGATCGACTTCGCCCTGGACGGCATCCGCTACGCCGACTCCCGTGCCCGCGAGCTCGCCATTGGCGGAACCGCCGTCGGCACGGGCCTGAACGCACACCCGAAGTTCGGCGAGCTGACCGCGCAGAAGATCAGCGAGGAGACCGGCATCGACTTCAAGCAGGCCGACAACCTCTTCGCCGCCCTCGGCGCCCACGACGCCCTGGTGCTGGTCTCCGGTGCCCTGCGCGTACTGGCCGATGCGCTGATGAAGATCGCCAACGATGTGCGCTGGTACGCCTCCGGCCCCCGCAACGGCATCGGCGAGCTGATCATCCCCGAGAATGAGCCCGGCTCCTCCATCATGCCCGGCAAGGTCAACCCCACGCAGTGTGAGGCCATGACCATGGTCGCCACCAAGGTATTCGGCAACGACGCCACCGTGGGCTTCGCCGGCAGCCAGGGCAACTTCCAGCTGAACGTGTTCAAGCCGGTCATGGCATGGTGCGTGCTTGAGTCCATCCAGCTGCTGGGCGACACCTGCGTCTCCTTCGATGAGAACTGCGCCTACGGCATTGAGCCGAACCGGGAGAAGATTCAGGCCAACCTGGACTCCAACCTCATGCAGGTCACCGCGCTCAACCGCCACATCGGCTATGACAAGGCGTCCAAGATCGCCAAGAACGCGCACAAGAAGGGCCTGTCCCTGCGGGAGTCCGCCCTCGAGCTGGGCTTCGTCACCGAGGCGGAGTTCGACGCCTGGGTGGTCCCGGCCGACATGACCCACCCGTCTGCCGCGGACGAGTGA
- a CDS encoding ABC transporter permease — protein sequence MNYIGEAIAYIFAAANWSGSLGIGRLLLQHIGYSLLGVAVAAAIGVPLGWWIGHTGRGRGAAIALAGAVRALPTLGLITLFGLILGVGLSAPMLAFIVLALPSVLAGAYTGIEAADPVAVDGARASGMSEFQLLTRVEIPLGAPLLVGGLRSAALQVIATATLAAYTGAGGLGRLMFLGLKTQDYGMMLASSLMVIALALASELFFILLQRAVTPVGTRNRKESP from the coding sequence ATGAACTACATCGGAGAAGCGATCGCCTACATTTTCGCCGCCGCCAACTGGTCGGGATCGCTCGGCATCGGGCGGCTGCTGTTGCAGCACATCGGGTACTCGCTGCTCGGGGTGGCCGTTGCCGCCGCCATCGGGGTGCCGTTGGGCTGGTGGATCGGACACACCGGGCGGGGTCGGGGTGCTGCCATCGCTCTGGCCGGCGCCGTGCGGGCCCTGCCCACTCTCGGCCTGATCACCCTGTTCGGGCTCATCCTCGGCGTGGGCCTGTCCGCCCCGATGCTCGCCTTCATCGTACTGGCCCTGCCCAGCGTACTGGCCGGTGCCTACACCGGCATTGAGGCCGCGGATCCCGTCGCCGTCGACGGCGCCCGTGCCAGTGGCATGAGCGAGTTCCAGCTACTCACCCGGGTGGAGATTCCGCTGGGCGCTCCGCTGCTGGTGGGCGGCCTGCGGTCGGCCGCCCTGCAGGTGATCGCGACCGCGACCCTGGCCGCCTACACCGGCGCCGGCGGGCTTGGGCGGCTGATGTTCCTCGGTCTCAAGACCCAGGACTACGGCATGATGCTGGCCTCCTCACTCATGGTCATCGCCCTGGCTCTGGCGTCCGAACTCTTCTTCATCCTCCTCCAGCGCGCCGTCACCCCGGTCGGCACGCGCAACCGAAAGGAATCCCCATGA
- a CDS encoding purine-nucleoside phosphorylase, whose translation MSFNGSLPQSASGPDGVPSALLASLTESGGGDGPGPAVEAAHQIARRTGAAHHDALVVLGSGADTALDGWGPPTASLPLSDLPGVIGPIAPGHVDRLDSYEWRPSSGVDEATSPTTTPRGLRVLVAHGRTHLYEGRGPGAVVALARAAAATGVRAAVLVNANGCLRDWRIGEVMTITDHLNLSGASPFNGTVFVDQRDLWDPQLTAIVRRHTQRAGVYAMVRGSEYQTPAESRMLAALGADCVGMSTVLEAIALHQLGVRVTGMSVVSDLSFAAAPTDPEEVVRLVASAHLTLATGIEALLAAL comes from the coding sequence ATGAGCTTCAACGGTTCCCTCCCGCAGTCGGCGTCGGGGCCCGACGGCGTTCCCAGCGCGCTGCTGGCCTCCCTCACCGAGTCCGGGGGCGGGGACGGTCCCGGCCCCGCCGTGGAGGCCGCCCACCAGATCGCCCGGCGCACCGGCGCCGCACACCATGATGCGTTGGTCGTGCTCGGCTCGGGCGCCGACACCGCCCTCGACGGCTGGGGCCCGCCGACGGCGTCGCTGCCGCTTTCCGACCTGCCCGGCGTCATCGGCCCCATTGCACCCGGGCATGTCGACCGGCTCGACTCCTACGAGTGGCGCCCGTCCTCCGGCGTCGATGAGGCCACAAGCCCGACGACGACGCCCCGCGGCCTGCGCGTGCTGGTCGCCCACGGCCGCACCCACCTGTATGAGGGGCGCGGGCCCGGCGCCGTCGTTGCCCTGGCTCGCGCCGCCGCCGCCACGGGCGTGCGCGCCGCCGTCCTGGTCAATGCCAACGGCTGCCTGCGGGACTGGAGGATAGGGGAGGTCATGACGATCACCGACCACCTCAACCTCTCCGGGGCCTCGCCCTTCAACGGCACCGTGTTCGTCGACCAGCGAGACCTGTGGGATCCGCAGCTGACCGCCATTGTGCGCAGGCACACCCAGCGTGCCGGCGTCTACGCGATGGTGCGCGGATCGGAGTACCAGACGCCGGCAGAATCCCGGATGCTGGCCGCGCTGGGGGCCGACTGCGTGGGCATGTCCACCGTCCTGGAGGCGATCGCCCTGCACCAGCTGGGCGTGCGCGTGACCGGGATGAGCGTCGTGTCCGACCTGTCCTTCGCGGCTGCTCCTACCGACCCGGAGGAGGTCGTGCGCCTGGTGGCCTCCGCCCACCTTACGCTCGCCACGGGCATCGAGGCGTTACTGGCTGCCCTTTAG
- a CDS encoding DUF1304 domain-containing protein has product MNVLHIIGLVAAVLASALHVLIFWMESIAWEGPLARKTFGGTPEEARPHAFYAYNQGFYNLFLAVEALGGAALMALSSGAWHTAGSALALYGTGSMLAAALVLALKSPAHRPAAVKQGAFPLIAIVFLVAGLLR; this is encoded by the coding sequence GTGAATGTACTCCACATTATTGGCCTGGTGGCCGCCGTCCTCGCCTCAGCCCTGCACGTGCTCATCTTCTGGATGGAGTCGATCGCCTGGGAGGGGCCGCTGGCCCGCAAGACCTTCGGCGGAACCCCCGAGGAAGCCAGGCCGCATGCCTTCTACGCCTACAATCAGGGCTTCTACAACCTGTTCCTCGCGGTGGAGGCCCTGGGCGGCGCCGCCCTCATGGCTCTGAGTTCCGGCGCGTGGCACACCGCGGGCAGCGCCCTGGCCCTGTACGGCACCGGTTCCATGCTTGCCGCCGCCCTGGTGCTTGCGCTGAAGTCCCCCGCACACCGCCCGGCTGCGGTCAAGCAGGGGGCGTTCCCACTGATCGCCATCGTGTTCCTGGTCGCGGGGCTATTGCGCTGA
- a CDS encoding ABC transporter ATP-binding protein — MGMRTGTRKAGRNASVASAPAAAVPSAGAIEFSAVTKRYPAPQGAAGPASRAAVDDFSATLPAGSITVLLGSSGCGKTTLLRMVNRMVEPTSGRILLNGEDVQHGDPVALRRSIGYVMQNAGLLPHRRVLDNITLVPRLNGIGRSAARARARELMDMLGLAEDLADRYPGQLSGGQAQRVGVARALAADPGVLLMDEPFGAVDPLVRRDLQRELLRIQGELAKTIIFVTHDVDEALMLGDEIILLREGARIAQRGSGAQLLADPADEFVARFLGLDDADRALRLADVAGSRVVVDRAGRAVGRLDGGAEARL; from the coding sequence ATGGGAATGCGAACCGGGACGCGGAAGGCCGGGCGCAACGCGTCGGTTGCGAGCGCTCCCGCAGCGGCAGTGCCGTCCGCCGGCGCAATCGAGTTCTCCGCAGTCACCAAGCGCTATCCGGCACCACAGGGCGCTGCCGGCCCGGCGTCGCGAGCCGCCGTCGACGACTTCTCCGCCACCCTCCCGGCCGGCTCCATCACCGTGCTGCTCGGTTCCTCCGGCTGTGGCAAGACCACCCTGCTGCGCATGGTCAACCGCATGGTTGAGCCGACTTCCGGCCGCATCCTCCTGAACGGCGAGGATGTTCAACACGGCGACCCTGTAGCCCTGCGCCGCTCCATCGGCTATGTCATGCAGAATGCGGGCCTGCTTCCACACCGGCGCGTGCTGGACAACATCACCCTGGTGCCGCGATTGAACGGCATCGGCCGGTCCGCGGCACGGGCGCGCGCTCGCGAGCTGATGGACATGCTGGGCCTGGCGGAGGACCTGGCCGACCGCTATCCGGGGCAGCTCTCCGGTGGCCAGGCCCAGCGCGTCGGCGTGGCCCGTGCACTTGCCGCCGACCCGGGCGTCCTGCTCATGGATGAGCCCTTCGGCGCCGTCGACCCGCTGGTGCGCCGTGATCTACAGCGCGAGTTGCTTCGCATCCAGGGTGAGCTGGCCAAGACGATCATCTTCGTGACCCACGACGTGGACGAGGCCCTGATGCTCGGTGACGAGATCATCCTCCTGCGCGAGGGCGCCCGCATCGCCCAGCGCGGCAGTGGAGCGCAGCTGCTCGCGGATCCGGCCGACGAGTTCGTGGCCCGCTTCCTCGGGCTCGACGACGCCGACCGCGCCCTGCGCCTGGCCGACGTCGCCGGCAGCCGGGTGGTCGTGGACCGCGCCGGTCGCGCTGTCGGCAGACTGGACGGTGGGGCGGAGGCGCGCCTATGA
- a CDS encoding ABC transporter permease codes for MNWVLANLPAIGSYLAAHVLQAVPAIIATLLLAIPIARFAQRLGPLRGVLVSGASLLYAIPSLALFVILPVLLGTGIRDTINVVVALTLYGLALLVPATVDALDAVDQRVLDAATAMGIGALRRFFTVELPLAGPAIVAGLRVVTVSTVSLTTVGAVLGVRSLGWLFTDGFQRGITAEILAGILATALLAVLLDGLVVLGGRALLPWARRTRAPEATQERTS; via the coding sequence ATGAACTGGGTGCTGGCGAACCTCCCGGCGATCGGCTCCTACCTGGCTGCCCACGTGCTCCAGGCGGTGCCGGCCATCATAGCCACGCTGCTGCTGGCCATTCCCATCGCCCGGTTCGCGCAGCGCCTGGGGCCGTTGCGAGGCGTCCTCGTCTCGGGCGCCTCGCTGCTGTACGCCATCCCCTCGCTGGCGCTGTTCGTGATCCTGCCGGTCCTGCTCGGCACCGGTATCCGCGACACCATCAACGTCGTCGTGGCGTTGACGCTCTACGGCCTGGCACTGCTGGTGCCCGCCACGGTTGATGCGCTCGACGCCGTCGACCAGCGGGTGCTCGACGCCGCCACCGCCATGGGCATAGGGGCATTGCGGCGCTTCTTCACCGTGGAACTGCCCCTGGCCGGTCCGGCGATCGTGGCCGGCCTGCGCGTCGTAACCGTCTCCACCGTCTCGCTGACCACGGTCGGGGCGGTCCTGGGCGTGCGCAGCCTGGGGTGGCTGTTCACCGACGGTTTTCAGCGCGGCATCACTGCGGAGATCCTCGCCGGAATCCTGGCCACTGCTCTGCTTGCGGTTCTGCTCGACGGCCTGGTGGTGCTGGGTGGGCGCGCCCTGCTGCCGTGGGCGCGCCGCACCCGTGCGCCGGAGGCGACGCAGGAGCGGACGTCATGA
- a CDS encoding purine-cytosine permease family protein, translating to MTDAPATVLDPQPTAAADSASSRIENAGLDVIAESERKGRPRDLFMPWFAANVSVLGLSWGAWVLGFGLSFAQALVAGVVGVIVSFLLCGFIAVLGKRGSAPTLALSRAAFGYHGNRLSAAISWMLTVGWETVLCVSASLASATVLQALGWHNELGAQIVGFLLTVGLAASAGILGFDTIMRVQTWITWATGILTVIYLILVSPQIDFGALAALPAGSAAAFIGALVMVATGFGLGWVNAAADYSRYLPRRASTGGVIAWTTIGSSLPVVVLVIAGIMLVGSDPELGTAIDADPIGALTTILPTWFLIPFAVVAILGLAGGIIMDLYSSGLSLLATGLPVKRHVATAIDATIMTLGTIAVIFGAQDFLGPFQGFLTTLGVVIAAWAGVMLAEVCLRRRDYDEAALFTPDGVYGSVNLEAIALVILGAGVGWGLVVNSAASWLSWQGYLLGPLGGRDGAWAGANLGVLAALLIGLSGHLLLGRRRVHAQEQGEGRA from the coding sequence ATGACAGACGCTCCTGCTACCGTGCTCGATCCCCAGCCCACCGCTGCTGCCGACTCAGCCAGTTCCCGGATTGAGAACGCGGGGCTGGACGTCATTGCCGAGTCCGAGCGCAAGGGCCGCCCCCGCGACCTGTTCATGCCCTGGTTCGCCGCCAACGTCTCGGTGCTGGGCCTGTCCTGGGGTGCCTGGGTGCTCGGCTTCGGCCTGTCCTTTGCACAGGCCCTCGTCGCCGGCGTCGTCGGGGTGATCGTCTCCTTCCTGCTGTGCGGCTTCATCGCCGTGCTCGGCAAGCGCGGCAGCGCCCCCACCCTGGCCCTGTCCCGCGCCGCCTTCGGCTACCACGGCAACCGCCTGTCCGCCGCCATCTCCTGGATGCTCACAGTCGGCTGGGAGACGGTGCTGTGCGTCTCCGCGTCTCTCGCCTCCGCCACGGTGCTGCAGGCCCTGGGCTGGCACAACGAGCTCGGCGCCCAGATCGTCGGCTTCCTGCTGACCGTGGGACTCGCCGCCAGTGCCGGCATCCTCGGCTTCGACACCATCATGCGGGTGCAGACATGGATCACCTGGGCCACGGGCATACTCACCGTCATCTACCTGATTCTGGTCTCCCCGCAGATCGACTTCGGGGCGCTTGCCGCGCTGCCCGCAGGCTCGGCCGCGGCCTTCATCGGCGCCCTGGTCATGGTCGCCACCGGCTTCGGCCTGGGCTGGGTCAATGCCGCCGCCGACTACTCCCGCTACCTGCCGCGCCGCGCCTCCACCGGCGGCGTGATCGCGTGGACCACCATCGGCTCATCGCTGCCAGTCGTCGTCCTCGTCATCGCCGGCATCATGCTGGTCGGCTCCGACCCCGAGCTCGGCACCGCCATTGACGCCGACCCCATCGGTGCCCTGACCACCATCCTGCCCACCTGGTTCCTAATCCCCTTCGCCGTAGTGGCGATCCTGGGGCTCGCCGGCGGCATCATCATGGACCTGTACTCCTCCGGGTTGTCACTGCTCGCCACCGGCCTGCCCGTGAAGCGTCACGTGGCCACCGCTATCGACGCGACCATCATGACCTTGGGGACGATCGCCGTCATCTTCGGCGCGCAGGACTTCCTGGGCCCCTTCCAGGGTTTCCTGACGACTCTGGGGGTGGTGATCGCGGCATGGGCGGGCGTCATGCTCGCCGAGGTGTGCCTGCGCCGCCGCGACTATGACGAGGCCGCCCTGTTCACCCCCGACGGCGTCTACGGCTCGGTCAACCTGGAGGCGATCGCCCTGGTCATCCTCGGGGCCGGCGTCGGCTGGGGCCTGGTCGTCAACTCCGCCGCCTCCTGGTTGAGCTGGCAGGGCTATCTGCTGGGCCCGCTGGGCGGCCGCGACGGCGCCTGGGCGGGCGCGAACCTGGGCGTCCTGGCGGCGCTGCTGATCGGCTTGAGCGGCCACCTGCTGCTCGGGCGGCGGCGCGTGCACGCCCAGGAGCAGGGGGAGGGGCGCGCATGA
- a CDS encoding PadR family transcriptional regulator — MLELKILGFLSEGPLHGYELRRRINELDGPGSHLSEGSLYPALARLEQAGLLVRTDEPGARGRPRRRLELTPAGHERLHELLRHPSDADVSSMPRFLVLLAFLSRLPDSAERTAVLRRRLKALREPAPAFFYDDGAPRRSSTEPDPYRRGMIGIAAASRRAETDWLEQVLAGAAEEDRTTAGSQVPERRPRHPEPLP; from the coding sequence GTGCTTGAGTTGAAGATCCTGGGGTTCCTCTCAGAGGGGCCGCTGCACGGCTACGAGTTGCGCCGGCGGATCAACGAGTTGGACGGGCCCGGCAGCCACCTCTCAGAAGGGTCCCTTTACCCCGCCCTGGCGCGCCTGGAGCAGGCCGGGCTGCTCGTCCGCACCGACGAGCCCGGGGCGCGGGGGCGGCCCCGCAGGCGCCTCGAGCTCACCCCCGCCGGCCACGAGCGCCTGCATGAGCTCCTGCGGCACCCGAGCGATGCGGATGTGTCCTCCATGCCCCGGTTCCTCGTGCTGCTTGCATTCCTGTCCCGCCTGCCTGACAGCGCCGAACGCACCGCGGTGCTGCGCCGCCGCCTGAAGGCCTTACGCGAGCCGGCACCCGCATTCTTCTACGACGACGGCGCGCCGCGCCGTTCCAGCACCGAGCCCGATCCGTACCGGCGCGGCATGATCGGTATTGCGGCCGCATCCCGACGCGCGGAGACCGACTGGTTGGAACAGGTGTTGGCAGGCGCCGCCGAGGAGGACCGCACCACCGCGGGCTCACAGGTGCCGGAGCGCCGGCCCCGGCACCCCGAACCACTTCCCTGA